CCACAATCATGAAGAAGAGTGAGTAAGTTCTGCGGTCTGATAGGGTATAGGCTTGTCTCTGATATTTTTTCTTCTTTTGTTTTTTTAGAGGTTACGATTGTTCTAAAGATAACCTTTTCATTGTTTAGCAGGTCATATTGTCTCTCAAAGAGGAAGTTGTCTGTTTCTATATTTTTTAACAGAGTGATGTTTTGAGCAAATATTTTCTCATAATTAAGTATTTGAAGGACAAGTTTCCCGTTTTTACGTAGTAGCTGATGACAGCCACTAATAAACATTTGAATGTCTAAGGAAGAGGGTAGATGCACTAAGGTATTTCCAAGACAACTAAGAACTGAAAAGGAGTGGTTGAAAAAGAAATTATCTATGTGTGTCATGTTCATTTGTTTGAAGTCTAGATGATGGCTATGTTGTTTGCTGACAGCTTTTTCTATCATAGAGCGGTCTAGGTCTATGGCCGCAATATAGTTGAAGTGTTTGTCTAGGGCAATTGCTAGTTCGCCTGTACCACAGCCTATTTCAAGTAGATTTTTGGGCTCTGTAATGTTTGTCGCAAGATTTATAAAAAAAGTTTTTTGTGCTTCACTTACAGGAAAAAGTTCATCGTATATGTCTGAAAAGTTTTGATACATTATTTTATTCTTTTATAAATTCCAGTTATCATTTGTGAAAAAGAACTGCCTTTGGAGGAGAACAAAAACTCCTCACTTATTTCTAAAATTTCATCACCATTATTGGCAACAGCAACAATGGTTTTCCCGCCTTCTCCCATTTGGCTACCCAGCGTGGTTTTGTCTTTTTTAATGGTATAGTTTTTATTAATATTCCAAGATGAGTCCTGGTCTAATCTTTTAATGTTAGTTTTCGTCACCCTGTCTGTTGCTTCATCAATTTCTAGCGTAACCTCAAACAGGTTTCCTTTATCTACAGATTCAATAACCTTACCCGTTTGGTGGAGAGAAACGCTTTTGATTTGCTTGTAAACTCTGGTTTGAGCGAAAGTAATCCCAAGAATTATTAAGACTGGGATGATTATTAAAAGAATTTTTTTCATATTATTTCCCCTATTGTATTGTTACAGCATATCCTGAATTTTCCAAGTATCGTTTCAGTTTATTCCCTTGAGTTGCGGTTGGCTGATAGTAGTATTCACCATCTGACTCGATTGTCATTTTTACGTCATTATTTTGATTAAATAGTCTAACCATGACAACTAAGTCTACGTATTGGTCCTTTTGGCTGATTGCTTTAAAGGTAGTTTCTTCATATTTAGTTAAGTCATGCTGGATGTCTTTTGTGTTGAGCTGAGTTGTTTTTTCTTTGTAAGTTTCCAGTTGAGCAGGGATGTACATTTGTCCTAAGTAGATGCGATAGGCGCCTGTGTTTTCGTTGCGATATAGAATCTTGTAACCATTGAGCAAGGCATAGTCTGTTAGAAGTGGTGAGAGAGTTTTAACGTCTACATTGTTAACAACCATATTTGTTTGGCAACCAGT
The sequence above is a segment of the Candidatus Margulisiibacteriota bacterium genome. Coding sequences within it:
- a CDS encoding class I SAM-dependent methyltransferase gives rise to the protein MYQNFSDIYDELFPVSEAQKTFFINLATNITEPKNLLEIGCGTGELAIALDKHFNYIAAIDLDRSMIEKAVSKQHSHHLDFKQMNMTHIDNFFFNHSFSVLSCLGNTLVHLPSSLDIQMFISGCHQLLRKNGKLVLQILNYEKIFAQNITLLKNIETDNFLFERQYDLLNNEKVIFRTIVTSKKTKEEKISETSLYPIRPQNLLTLLHDCGFNNIVTYGSFNKENFTSDSDVLVIEATT
- a CDS encoding membrane lipoprotein lipid attachment site-containing protein, with the translated sequence MKKILFILFLPIMLILTGCQTNMVVNNVDVKTLSPLLTDYALLNGYKILYRNENTGAYRIYLGQMYIPAQLETYKEKTTQLNTKDIQHDLTKYEETTFKAISQKDQYVDLVVMVRLFNQNNDVKMTIESDGEYYYQPTATQGNKLKRYLENSGYAVTIQ